A DNA window from Pyrus communis chromosome 3, drPyrComm1.1, whole genome shotgun sequence contains the following coding sequences:
- the LOC137727904 gene encoding B-box zinc finger protein 18-like isoform X1, protein MRTLCDVCESAAAILFCAADEAALCRSCDEKVHLCNKLANRHVRVGIATPSDVPCCDICENAPAFFYCEVDGSSLCLQCDMIVHVGGKRTHGRYLLFRQRVEFPGNKLGHSEELGLQPLDQKKVQRDQNQLPDLKTGENQHNHNVSPTAVLDNNIDGDYKMDNTPIDLNTRPQRIHGQASTNQEQGVGILNGVNDESASVVPVRSFRK, encoded by the exons ATGCGAACGCTTTGTGATGTGTGCGAGAGCGCTGCTGCCATTCTCTTCTGCGCCGCCGACGAGGCCGCCCTCTGCCGTTCCTGCGACGAAAAG GTCCATCTGTGTAATAAACTTGCCAATAGACATGTACGGGTTGGGATAGCCACACCTAGTGACGTTCCTTGCTGTGATATTTGCGAAAATGCACCTG CGTTCTTTTACTGTGAGGTAGATGGTAGTTCTCTTTGCCTGCAGTGTGATATGATTGTACATGTCGGTGGGAAAAGAACCCACGGGAGGTATCTCCTCTTCAGGCAGAGAGTTGAG TTTCCAGGGAATAAGCTTGGCCATTCAGAGGAACTAGGGCTTCAACCACTTGACCAAAAGAAGGTACAAAGGGACCAAAATCAGCTGCCTGATTTAAAAACAGGAGAGAATCAACATAATCACAATGTCTCTCCAACTGCAGTCCTAGACAACAATATTGATGGTGACTACAAGATGGACAATACACCCATTGATCTTAATACCAGGCCCCAAAGAATACACGGTCAAGCTTCAACTAACCAg GAACAGGGTGTGGGAATTCTCAATGGTGTGAATGATGAATCTGCAAGTGTCGTTCCTGTTCGATCCTTCAGAAAGTAG
- the LOC137728110 gene encoding uncharacterized protein — protein sequence MSKDIASSVINCKNARQMWLELQERFSHVNVVQLFNIENEIHDYVQGSMSVGSYFMKLKGLWDERDALCTFPICTCGSVKEVAAYLDTQKTMKFLMGLGESYASVRSNTLLQDPLPTVNKAYSLVLRHEKQSEVTTNKAQAQPDAAVFALRRSSRETEGEKGWKGHTADYCRKKKAAAEADHGIVISRGNQAATYLTEKKEMKFPFTAEECKQILSVLQIKSSSANHVGNSTTHEELSGPTFGDDDWDGN from the exons ATGTCGAAAGACATCGCCAGCAGCGTGATTAATTGCAAGAATGCTAGGCAGATGTGGCTGGAATTGCAAGAGAGATTCTCACATGTGAACGTGGTTCAACTGTTCAATATCGAGAACGAGATTCATGATTATGTGCAGGGAAGTATGTCTGTGGGATCTTACTTCATGAAATTGAAGGGACTATGGGACGAACGTGATGCTTTGTGCACCTTCCCGATCTGCACCTGTGGATCGGTCAAGGAAGTGGCTGCATACTTGGACACGCAGAAGACCATGAAGTTTCTTATGGGTCTCGGTGAATCATATGCAAGTGTTCGTAGCAACACTTTACTGCAAGATCCTTTACCAACCGTGAACAAAGCATACTCTCTTGTACTACGACATGAAAAACAATCGGAAGTAACCACGAATAAAGCTCAGGCACAACCAGATGCGGCTGTGTTTGCCTTGAGAAGATCGAGCCGTGAAACCGAAGGAGAAAAGG GATGGAAGGGTCATACGGCCGATTATTGCCGCAAGAAGAAGGCAGCGGCTGAGGCTGATCATGGTATCGTGATTTCCAGAGGGAACCAAGCAGCAACATATCTGACGGAGAAGAAGGAGATGAAATTCCCATTCACTGCTGAAGAATGCAAACAAATATTGAGTGTGCTGCAAATCAAGTCTTCCTCCGCTAATCATGTTGGTAATTCCACAACCCATGAAGAACTTTCAG GACCTACATTCGGGGATGATGATTGGGACGGGAATTGA
- the LOC137727904 gene encoding B-box zinc finger protein 19-like isoform X2 yields MRTLCDVCESAAAILFCAADEAALCRSCDEKVHLCNKLANRHVRVGIATPSDVPCCDICENAPAFFYCEVDGSSLCLQCDMIVHVGGKRTHGRYLLFRQRVEFPGNKLGHSEELGLQPLDQKKVQRDQNQLPDLKTGENQHNHNVSPTAVLDNNIDGDYKMDNTPIDLNTRPQRIHGQASTNQGVGILNGVNDESASVVPVRSFRK; encoded by the exons ATGCGAACGCTTTGTGATGTGTGCGAGAGCGCTGCTGCCATTCTCTTCTGCGCCGCCGACGAGGCCGCCCTCTGCCGTTCCTGCGACGAAAAG GTCCATCTGTGTAATAAACTTGCCAATAGACATGTACGGGTTGGGATAGCCACACCTAGTGACGTTCCTTGCTGTGATATTTGCGAAAATGCACCTG CGTTCTTTTACTGTGAGGTAGATGGTAGTTCTCTTTGCCTGCAGTGTGATATGATTGTACATGTCGGTGGGAAAAGAACCCACGGGAGGTATCTCCTCTTCAGGCAGAGAGTTGAG TTTCCAGGGAATAAGCTTGGCCATTCAGAGGAACTAGGGCTTCAACCACTTGACCAAAAGAAGGTACAAAGGGACCAAAATCAGCTGCCTGATTTAAAAACAGGAGAGAATCAACATAATCACAATGTCTCTCCAACTGCAGTCCTAGACAACAATATTGATGGTGACTACAAGATGGACAATACACCCATTGATCTTAATACCAGGCCCCAAAGAATACACGGTCAAGCTTCAACTAACCAg GGTGTGGGAATTCTCAATGGTGTGAATGATGAATCTGCAAGTGTCGTTCCTGTTCGATCCTTCAGAAAGTAG
- the LOC137727902 gene encoding fructose-bisphosphate aldolase 1, chloroplastic codes for MASASFLKSSPVLDKSEWVKGQTLRQPSASSVVRCLPTAPSGLTIRAGSYADELVKTAKTVASPGRGILAMDESNATCGKRLASIGLENTEANRQAYRTLLVTAPGLGQYISGAILFEETLYQSTVDGKKIVDVLVEQGIVPGIKVDKGLVPLTGSNDESWCQGLDGLASRTAAYYQQGARFAKWRTVVSIPNGPSALAVKEAAWGLARYASIAQDSGLVPIVEPEILLDGEHTIERTFEVALKVWAEVFFYLAENNVLFEGILLKPSMVTPGAEAKERATPQQVADYTLKLLHRRIPPSVPGIMFLSGGQSEVEATLNLNAMNQSPNPWHVSFSYARALQNTCLKTWGGRPENVKAAQDTLLIRAKANSLAQLGKYTGEGESEEAKKELFVKGYVY; via the exons ATGGCTTCTGCATCTTTCCTCAAGTCTTCTCCGGTTCTCGACAAATCTGAGTGGGTGAAGGGTCAGACCCTCCGCCAGCCTTCCGCCTCTTCGGTGGTCAGATGCCTCCCCACTGCCCCGTCTGGTCTAACCATTCGTGCCGGTTCCTATGCTGATGAGCTTGTTAAGACTGCT AAAACTGTTGCATCCCCAGGCCGTGGAATCTTGGCCATGGACGAGTCCAATGCAACCTGTGGCAAACGTCTTGCCTCAATCGGGCTAGAGAACACTGAGGCCAACCGCCAAGCCTACCGTACCCTCCTTGTGACCGCCCCGGGCCTTGGCCAGTACATCTCAGGTGCCATTCTCTTCGAGGAGACTCTCTACCAATCCACCGTTGATGGAAAGAAGATCGTTGATGTGCTCGTTGAGCAAGGCATCGTCCCTGGGATTAAAGTCGACAAG GGTTTGGTGCCCCTAACGGGTTCCAACGATGAGTCATGGTGCCAAGGTCTTGATGGTCTTGCCTCTCGCACAGCTGCCTACTACCAGCAGGGAGCTCGTTTCGCCAAATG GCGTACCGTTGTGAGCATCCCCAATGGCCCATCAGCTCTTGCAGTAAAGGAAGCAGCATGGGGTCTCGCCCGCTACGCTTCCATTGCTCAA GACAGCGGGTTGGTCCCAATTGTCGAGCCAGAGATCTTGCTTGATGGTGAACACACCATTGAAAGGACTTTCGAAGTCGCCTTGAAGGTCTGGGCCGAGGTTTTCTTCTACCTAGCTGAGAACAACGTCTTGTTCGAGGGTATCCTCCTCAAGCCAAGCATGGTTACTCCTGGTGCTGAGGCCAAGGAAAGAGCCACCCCTCAACAGGTTGCTGACTACACCCTCAAGCTACTCCACAGGAGAATCCCCCCATCTGTCCCGGGAATCATG TTTTTGTCCGGTGGACAATCTGAAGTTGAAGCAACCCTCAACTTGAACGCGATGAACCAATCACCAAACCCATGGCACGTGTCGTTCTCCTACGCCAGAGCTCTCCAAAATACCTGCCTGAAGACATGGGGAGGCAGACCGGAGAACGTGAAGGCAGCTCAGGATACTCTGCTCATCCGTGCCAAGGCCAACTCACTTGCACAGCTGGGCAAGTACACCGGAGAGGGAGAATCAGAGGAGGCAAAGAAGGAATTGTTTGTCAAGGGCTATGTGTACTAA
- the LOC137727903 gene encoding uncharacterized protein, whose amino-acid sequence MAQAMDVGDEVREGNIQSLIMDSLESIKKGDVLSPEDNAWVDSCLINEFDVFDDNWDSLKGALQEILNSQPPESLSSSALVTDGLPRGTDIEILPSRERAETEQLRRRIRNAVLGIGEEAERSDEDDDDGDMPTDEDTNNLQSSTFTGNPFLPGYKDDPRMTENPELGADISSSLSEMEPSTKDIFRVWDLDVPAEEDDLVKQLNKALEESLPQSVPSTFDDSDVWKSMKVDSVDDLVSGIVDLSLDLNSS is encoded by the exons ATGGCACAAG CTATGGATGTTGGAGATGAAGTGAGGGAAGGCAATATTCAGTCTCTTATCATGGATTCCCTAGAGTCTATTAAAAAAGGCGACGTACTTTCTCCAGAAGACAATGCTTGGGTTGATTCGTGCCTGATTAATGAATTTGATGTTTTTGATGACAACTGGGATTCTCTGAAAGGTGCCTTACAAGAAATCCTTAATTCCCAGCCGCCCGAATCACTCAGCTCTTCTGCACTTGTAACTGATGGTTTACCCAGGGGAACCGACATTGAGATACTTCCTTCTCGTGAGAGGGCAGAAACAGAACAACTCCGAAGAAGAATCCGAAATGCTGTTCTTGGTATTGGTGAAGAAGCAGAAAGaagtgatgaagatgatgatgatggtgacaTGCCAACTGATGAGGATACGAATAATTTGCAGTCATCAACTTTTACGGGAAATCCTTTTTTGCCAGGTTACAAAGATGACCCGAGAATGACCGAAAACCCTGAGTTAGGAGCCGATATCAGCTCCTCATTATCTGAGATGGAGCCTTCAACTAAGGATATTTTCAGGGTTTGGGATTTGGATGTTCCTGCGGAGGAAGACGACCTGGTAAAGCAGTTGAACAAGGCCCTCGAAGAAAGTTTGCCTCAATCGGTCCCATCAACTTTTGATGATTCTGATGTATGGAAAAGTATGAAAGTAGATTCGGTTGATGATCTAGTTTCTGGGATTGTAGATCTATCTTTGGATCTAAACTCTAGTTAA